A window of the Tiliqua scincoides isolate rTilSci1 chromosome 5, rTilSci1.hap2, whole genome shotgun sequence genome harbors these coding sequences:
- the LOC136653039 gene encoding olfactory receptor 14A16-like: protein MKFPNRDTIYNLTTTSDFLLLGFSEVQELQILHFFLFLALYLTTFIGNLLIITVIALDHHLHTPMYFFLMNLALMDMGTISVIVPKSMVNSLMSTQLISYSGCVAQVFLFMFFDATDLAILTIMAHDRYVAICNPLHYEAIMNKGACIQMATSAWICGVLYAVMQTSGTFAITFCSNVVDQFFCEIPKLLKLSCTDLYLIEVGLIVLGSSAGFGCFIFTISTYVSIFTAVLKIPSVQGHQKALSTCLPHLIVVSVLIFTTVFVYAKPASVISSDFDLGFAVIYVIFPPMLNPFIYSMRNKEIQTALWKLLHQRRFSNRFC, encoded by the coding sequence ATGAAATTTCCAAATCGAGACACAATATATAATCTCACCACCACCTCTGACTTTCTACTCCTCGGATTCTCAGAGGTTCAAGAACTACAGATTTTacatttctttctcttcctaGCTTTGTATTTGACAACCTTCATTGGAAATCTTCTCATCATCACTGTAATAGCCCTTGATCATCACctgcacactcccatgtacttcttcctgatgaacttGGCCCTGATGGACATGGGCACCATTTCTGTCATTGTACCCAAATCCATGGTGAATTCACTCATGAGTACCCAGCTCATTTCTTATTCTGGCTGTGTTGCTCAAGTTTTCTTATTTATGTTTTTTGATGCCACAGACTTGGCTATCTTAACCATTATGGCACATGACCGTTATGTTGCCATCTGCAATCCACTGCACTATGAAGCTATTATGAACAAAGGGGCCTGCATTCAGATGGCAACCAGTGCATGGATTTGTGGTGTTCTATATGCTGTTATGCAGACAAGTGGCACTTTTGCAATTACCTTTTGCTCCAATGTGGTtgatcagttcttctgtgaaatccccaAGTTACTAAAACTCTCTTGCACTGATTTGTACTTAATTGAGGTTGGTCTTATTGTGCTTGGTTCTAGTGCAGGGTTTGGATGCTTTATCTTCACCATTTCAACTTATGTGTCTATCTTCACTGCTGTGCTCAAGATCCCTTCTGTACAGGGACATCAGAAAGCCCTTTCCActtgcctcccccacctcattgTCGTCTCTGTACTTATATTCACTACAGTCTTCGTCTATGCAAAACCTGCCAGTGTTATTTCATCTGATTTTGATCTTGGGTTTGCTGTCATTTATGTCATATTTCCTCCCATGCTGAATCCATTCATTTATAGTATGAGAAATAAGGAGATTCAGACTGCATTGTGGAAGCTATTACATCAGAGGAGGTTTTCTAACAGATTTTgctga